In Macaca nemestrina isolate mMacNem1 chromosome 11, mMacNem.hap1, whole genome shotgun sequence, a single window of DNA contains:
- the LOC139357296 gene encoding endogenous retrovirus group K member 7 Env polyprotein-like, whose product MSLNLSNPNNFFHIQLYRNTSRYIIACVRKPYLLLVGNLTCDNNMGIVNCTDTCTFLSCLNHSWWHNFTGDIYILRARKEIWLPVNLTRPWGASPLETYTWTSLQRTCRALGLIIASVMNLVTIVSTVAVAGLALHQSIQNAEFVQQWHEQSHRLWLQQRNIDSQLAERLDNMEQALTWLGDQLTVLSTQMTLQCYWNSTQFCVMPVPFNISQNWTVIQKLLVGHKNISLDIQELTQNISEAFRQQLHVLSGTVTLQKLGQRLAAFNPWTQMKTWISTISGSILLWTLGSGLLLLVIRCSLCRLQKQKKTQEQIWITFLGLRQNKNKKGEMQGPLKTVC is encoded by the coding sequence ATgtcccttaatctttctaacccaAATAACTtctttcatattcagttatatcgGAATACCTCCCgatatattattgcttgtgtccGTAAGCCCTACCTATTATTAGTGGGGAATTTGACATGTGATAATAATATGGGAATTGTTAATTGTACAGATAcgtgtacatttttgtcttgcctcaatcattcttggtggcacaactttactggggatatttatatcctcagggctcgtaaggaaatttggctacctgttaaccttacgCGACCGTGGGGGGCATCACCTCTTGAAACTTATACTTGGACTTCTCTCCAGCGAACCTGCCGTGCCcttggacttataattgcctcGGTGATGAACCTTGTCACCATCGTCTCCACTGTGGCCGTAGCAGGGCTCGCTCTACATCAAAGtatacaaaatgctgaatttgtgcagcaatggcatgaacaatctcaccggttatggcttcaacaacgaaacattgattctcaacttgctgaaagattGGACAACATGGAGCAAGCATTGACATGGCTTGGAGATCAGCTCACTGTACTCAGTACTCAGATGACATTACAATGTTATTGgaactccactcaattttgtgtaaTGCCTGTGccttttaacatctctcaaaattggaccgtaatccaaaaattattagtaggccataaaaatattagtttggacatccaagagctcactcagaacatttccgAAGCATTTCGACAGCAATTACATGTGTTGTCTGGAACCGTAACCCTGCAGAAGCTGGGTCAGCGCCTTGCTGCCTTTAACCCATGGACCCAGATGAAAacatggatttctacaatctctggaagTATATTGCTTTGGACACTTGGATCAGGTCTACTTCTTTTGGTGATTCGATGCTCCCTCTgtcgcctccaaaaacaaaagaaaacacaggaacaaaTATGGATTACCTTTTTaggattgaggcaaaacaaaaacaaaaagggggaaatgcaggggcctttgaaaacagtatgctga